A single Cucumis melo cultivar AY chromosome 4, USDA_Cmelo_AY_1.0, whole genome shotgun sequence DNA region contains:
- the LOC103494973 gene encoding probable ribonuclease P/MRP protein subunit POP5 isoform X2 codes for MWFCFRNWIFSRASREDYQNVWAAITMVRSISNCPVVFNLLDLSGNTRACKNTALRLDGLKFEQYKLMVGHCLPDNVNLQMQNCLENIATLEN; via the exons ATGTGGTTTTGCTTCCGCAATTGGATCTTTTCAAG AGCCTCCAGAGAGGACTACCAGAATGTGTGGGCTGCAATTACTATGGTGAGGAGTATCAGCAATTGCCCCGTTGTATTCAATTTACTTGACCTAAGTG GAAATACAAGGGCTTGCAAGAACACCGCCTTAAGGCTCGACGGATTAAAGTTTGAGCAATACAAACTTATGGTTGGACATTGTCTTCCAGATAATGTAAATCTGCAAATGCAGAACTGTCTCGAGAATATTGCAACTTTAGAAAACTGA
- the LOC103494973 gene encoding probable ribonuclease P/MRP protein subunit POP5 isoform X1, whose translation MILLSLPNIMFQKQSRIVFFSTSGNVVLLPQLDLFKYVNPITKLCIIRASREDYQNVWAAITMVRSISNCPVVFNLLDLSGNTRACKNTALRLDGLKFEQYKLMVGHCLPDNVNLQMQNCLENIATLEN comes from the exons ATGATCCTATTATCATTACCCAATATAATGTTTCAAAAGCAATCAAGGATAGTATTCTTCTCAACTTCGGGGAATGTGGTTTTGCTTCCGCAATTGGATCTTTTCAAG TATGTAAATCCGATCACGAAGTTATGTATTATTAGAGCCTCCAGAGAGGACTACCAGAATGTGTGGGCTGCAATTACTATGGTGAGGAGTATCAGCAATTGCCCCGTTGTATTCAATTTACTTGACCTAAGTG GAAATACAAGGGCTTGCAAGAACACCGCCTTAAGGCTCGACGGATTAAAGTTTGAGCAATACAAACTTATGGTTGGACATTGTCTTCCAGATAATGTAAATCTGCAAATGCAGAACTGTCTCGAGAATATTGCAACTTTAGAAAACTGA